From Triticum urartu cultivar G1812 chromosome 2, Tu2.1, whole genome shotgun sequence, a single genomic window includes:
- the LOC125537752 gene encoding uncharacterized protein LOC125537752 translates to MRFRIRKKPASAPPDASSTAAVPDTAAGGGRATISIVASPDRYGTENGGSRDESFFEARPWLDSDSEDDFQSVRGDFTPSRGSTPDHQTQTSFAARISADIPSLTEKKQRLLELLQEKQQYDDEHDATTDAGSETGNNIHAEEHLNPSGKVGKAKKPAKPGCFACSAWKLSFKCCRKKKKEQKDL, encoded by the exons ATGAGGTTCAGGATCCGGAAGAAGCCTGCGTCCGCGCCGCCGGACGCTTCTTCCACGGCCGCCGTGCCGGACACCGCGGCCGGCGGCGGCCGGGCGACGATCAGTATCGTCGCTAGCCCAGATCGCTACGGCACAGAGAATG GAGGAAGCAGAGATGAGTCGTTCTTCGAGGCAAGGCCGTGGTTAGACTCGGACAGTGAAGATGATTTCCAAAGCGTGAGAGGAG ACTTCACTCCTTCAAGAGGTAGCACACCAGATCACCAGACGCAAACATCATTCGCAGCGCGGATATCTGCGGACATTCCTTCGCTGACAGAGAAGAAGCAGAGGCTCCTTGAGCTGCTACAGGAAAAGCAGCAGTACGATGACGAGCATGATGCCACTACTGATGCCGGTAGCGAGACAGGGAACAACATTCATGCTGAAGAACATCTGAATCCTTCTGGGAAAGTAGGGAAAGCAAAGAAGCCAGCCAAGCCAGGTTGCTTCGCTTGCTCTGCTTGGAAGCTTAGCTTCAAGTGCTGccggaagaagaagaaagagcaGAAGGATTTGTGA